A genome region from Pseudomonas helmanticensis includes the following:
- a CDS encoding sigma-70 family RNA polymerase sigma factor yields the protein MKQFEELIAPHLDAAYNLARWLTGNDSAARDVVQESALRAFRFLQRFADGNAKAWFLTIVRNESYTWLKASAGRHWVPIDDDIGEHEGALSHSQSPELLAIHSENAALLQQALSALPPAYREVIVLKELEDLPYKDIALVADIPIGTVMSRLARARAMLKVELLKLHDHE from the coding sequence ATGAAGCAATTTGAGGAACTGATCGCGCCCCATCTGGACGCCGCCTACAACCTCGCGCGCTGGCTGACCGGCAACGACAGCGCCGCGCGCGACGTCGTGCAGGAAAGCGCCTTGCGCGCTTTCAGGTTTTTGCAGCGTTTCGCCGATGGCAACGCCAAAGCGTGGTTCCTGACCATCGTGCGCAACGAAAGCTACACCTGGCTCAAAGCCTCGGCCGGCCGGCATTGGGTGCCGATTGACGACGACATCGGCGAACACGAAGGCGCGCTCAGCCACAGCCAGAGCCCGGAACTGCTGGCCATTCACAGCGAAAACGCCGCCCTGCTCCAGCAAGCCCTCAGCGCCCTGCCGCCAGCGTATCGCGAGGTGATCGTGCTCAAAGAACTCGAAGACCTGCCCTACAAAGACATCGCTTTGGTCGCCGACATCCCGATCGGCACCGTCATGTCGCGCCTGGCCCGGGCCCGCGCGATGCTCAAAGTTGAATTACTGAAGTTGCACGATCATGAATGA
- a CDS encoding cupredoxin domain-containing protein: MKTRFAALLCLMMSTPTWAQDVKIDIKEFMFGPKDLTVAVGTKVTWVNDDQIPHTVAETHKVFRSGALDTDDSFSWVFDTPGEFEYFCALHPQMIGKIIVTQ, encoded by the coding sequence ATGAAAACGCGATTTGCGGCGCTGCTCTGCCTGATGATGTCAACGCCGACATGGGCGCAGGATGTGAAGATCGACATCAAGGAATTCATGTTCGGCCCCAAGGATCTGACCGTGGCCGTGGGCACCAAGGTGACGTGGGTGAACGACGATCAGATCCCGCACACCGTGGCGGAAACCCACAAGGTGTTTCGCTCGGGGGCGCTGGACACCGATGACAGTTTTTCCTGGGTGTTCGATACGCCGGGGGAGTTTGAGTATTTCTGTGCGTTGCATCCGCAGATGATCGGCAAGATTATCGTGACGCAGTGA
- a CDS encoding SDR family oxidoreductase — MKLTENTIFITGGGSGIGRGLAEALHKLGNQVIISGRRQAHLAAVVAANPGMHAVELDITDPASIAKVAEQLIRDFPQLNVLINNAGIMLPDSAASVIDDELLVSTITTNLMGPIRLTSALIEHLKQADNAYVAYTSSVLGFVPMALTAVYSATKAALHSYALSQRFMLRDTSVNVLEIAPPWVRTELMDSSEAELAMPLDEFIAETIAALGTDAVEILVERAKPLRANAGPDEHAFVTAFNSQLVELYAQ, encoded by the coding sequence ATGAAACTGACTGAAAACACTATCTTCATCACTGGCGGCGGTTCAGGCATTGGCCGTGGTCTGGCTGAAGCGCTGCACAAACTGGGCAACCAGGTGATCATTTCCGGCCGCCGCCAGGCCCATCTCGCCGCAGTCGTCGCCGCTAATCCGGGCATGCACGCGGTCGAGCTGGACATCACCGACCCGGCGAGCATCGCCAAGGTCGCCGAGCAACTGATCCGCGACTTTCCGCAGCTCAATGTGCTGATCAACAATGCCGGGATCATGCTGCCCGACAGCGCCGCCAGCGTTATTGACGATGAATTGCTGGTGTCGACCATCACCACCAACCTGATGGGGCCGATTCGCCTGACCTCGGCGCTGATCGAGCATCTCAAGCAAGCCGATAACGCCTACGTGGCCTACACCTCTTCGGTGTTGGGATTTGTGCCGATGGCCTTGACCGCCGTGTATTCGGCAACAAAAGCGGCCCTGCATTCTTACGCCCTGTCGCAACGCTTCATGCTGCGCGACACCTCGGTCAACGTGCTGGAAATCGCGCCGCCATGGGTGCGCACCGAACTGATGGACAGCTCGGAAGCGGAACTGGCCATGCCGCTGGACGAGTTCATCGCCGAAACGATCGCCGCGCTGGGCACCGACGCTGTCGAAATCCTCGTCGAACGGGCCAAGCCTCTGCGCGCCAATGCCGGGCCGGATGAACACGCCTTTGTCACCGCGTTCAACAGCCAACTGGTTGAACTCTACGCCCAGTAA
- a CDS encoding alpha/beta hydrolase produces the protein MSSIQHVILVHGAWADSTSWHKVRAELTAAGLSSSTVELPLTSLAADAAAVAEVIAASPGPALLVGHSYGGAVISEAGEHRNVAGLVYINAFTPDIGESALGLTERVEPSLMSAEIRGDDAGNLSLTYNGVYQGFAQDVSDAEKHQLFSHQRPTSAAALTAPLTRAAWRNKPSWYLVGTLDNAIPPALQELLAKKIGAISTFVDAGHCSMISQPDAVAELIIRAAK, from the coding sequence ATGAGCAGCATCCAACACGTCATCCTCGTCCACGGCGCCTGGGCCGACAGCACGTCCTGGCACAAGGTCCGCGCTGAACTGACCGCCGCCGGCCTGAGCAGCAGCACCGTCGAACTACCCCTGACCTCGCTGGCCGCCGATGCCGCCGCCGTCGCCGAAGTCATCGCCGCCAGCCCCGGCCCAGCGCTGCTGGTCGGCCATTCGTACGGCGGCGCAGTCATCAGCGAGGCAGGTGAACACCGCAACGTTGCCGGTCTCGTCTACATCAACGCTTTCACCCCGGACATCGGTGAATCGGCGTTGGGCCTGACCGAACGGGTCGAGCCTTCGCTGATGAGCGCAGAGATCCGTGGCGACGACGCCGGCAACCTGAGCCTGACCTACAACGGCGTCTACCAAGGCTTTGCACAAGACGTCAGCGACGCCGAAAAGCATCAGCTGTTCAGCCATCAGCGCCCGACTTCCGCCGCCGCCCTGACCGCCCCGCTCACCCGCGCCGCTTGGCGCAACAAGCCGAGCTGGTATTTGGTCGGCACCCTCGACAACGCGATTCCACCGGCGCTGCAAGAACTGTTGGCGAAAAAGATTGGCGCCATCAGCACCTTCGTCGATGCCGGTCACTGCTCGATGATTTCCCAACCCGACGCGGTCGCCGAACTGATTATTCGCGCTGCCAAGTAA
- a CDS encoding Gfo/Idh/MocA family protein, which produces MNTSTPTTPRIRVGLVGIGNWAKHGHVRVLQLLPQYEIRAIYSQREAAASEAAAQYGIRHVVGSLEELVNHPEVDLVVVLTTAPQHEVAVRAAIAAKKDVYCEWPLTPSTATSQELLRLAEAAGVRTIVGLQRRLAPHNRYLRDLLQSGYVGKPRSVRMHVSMNYFQALRPNALRWTAPAENFSSVIAIYAGHFLDMLLTATGWPHQVSGLLVNQFPLVTIRETGEELESEAPDQLVLSGMLGENAVLSVHIEGGKRNGSGVQIDITGDAGDLRISNRSAFGDIGDDYVIEGAHGDNLPLQVLPVPEGYDPLKSTELPSAVLELAYLYAAYADDIKNGTHSAGTFADAVQMHQLLDAALLSHIAREQIAG; this is translated from the coding sequence ATGAACACTTCAACCCCCACGACGCCCCGTATCCGCGTCGGTCTGGTCGGTATCGGCAACTGGGCCAAGCATGGCCACGTACGGGTTCTGCAACTGCTGCCACAGTATGAAATCCGCGCGATCTATTCCCAGCGCGAAGCGGCCGCGAGCGAGGCTGCCGCTCAGTACGGCATCCGCCATGTCGTCGGTTCGCTGGAAGAGTTGGTCAACCATCCGGAAGTCGATCTGGTGGTCGTACTGACCACCGCGCCGCAACATGAAGTGGCGGTGCGCGCCGCCATCGCCGCGAAGAAAGACGTCTATTGCGAATGGCCGCTGACGCCGAGCACAGCAACCTCGCAAGAGCTGCTTCGCCTCGCCGAAGCTGCCGGGGTGCGCACCATCGTCGGCTTGCAGCGACGCCTGGCGCCGCACAATCGTTACCTGCGCGACCTGCTGCAAAGCGGCTACGTCGGCAAGCCTCGCTCGGTGCGCATGCACGTCAGCATGAATTACTTCCAGGCCCTGCGCCCCAACGCCCTGCGCTGGACGGCGCCGGCAGAAAACTTCTCCAGCGTCATCGCGATCTACGCCGGGCACTTTCTCGACATGCTGTTGACCGCCACCGGTTGGCCACATCAGGTCAGCGGTTTACTGGTCAACCAGTTTCCGCTGGTGACCATCCGCGAAACCGGCGAAGAGCTCGAAAGCGAAGCTCCCGATCAACTGGTACTCAGCGGTATGCTCGGTGAAAACGCCGTATTGTCGGTACACATCGAAGGCGGCAAGCGCAACGGCTCCGGCGTGCAGATCGATATCACCGGTGACGCCGGAGACCTGCGCATCAGCAACCGCTCAGCGTTCGGCGACATCGGTGACGACTACGTGATCGAAGGCGCCCACGGCGACAACCTGCCGCTGCAAGTGCTGCCAGTGCCAGAGGGTTACGACCCGCTGAAATCCACCGAGCTGCCGTCGGCGGTGCTGGAACTGGCGTATCTGTATGCCGCTTATGCCGACGACATCAAAAACGGCACCCACAGCGCCGGTACCTTTGCCGATGCGGTGCAGATGCATCAACTGCTCGACGCAGCTCTGCTGTCGCACATAGCCCGCGAACAGATAGCGGGATGA
- a CDS encoding fimbrial protein produces the protein MKIGSRMLGGLGASALMLMAAPAMAACTWATGNNTVKQLTLTGGAVFAPRDVPIGTTLNANGTMRQLNFGDTLLCYGTATYNTTLIGPVAVNIPVDVLDVPANALLQTNVPGIGLAIYMTGFAAAWIPPPGNPNRFIPFNMNRTAASQANMNQAMMRYALIKTGEIAPGTHTINQLVATGTSDMGPMFDLTFTATVTLAGCSLPAAPGNQINVPMGTWEKRVFNGKNSTTQAQPFAITLNACIAGNNYPSNTNGYFNGNFANIQIDADKTSTILDAANGVLSLSSDSTAQGVAIQVLQDNGTPMNLGQPVRLNRIVNGVTSVPLKARYIQTGDGQTPQPGTANGHASFTVTYR, from the coding sequence ATGAAGATCGGATCACGGATGCTGGGCGGGCTTGGCGCGTCGGCGTTGATGCTGATGGCGGCGCCGGCGATGGCGGCTTGCACCTGGGCGACGGGCAACAATACGGTCAAGCAGTTGACGCTCACCGGTGGTGCGGTGTTCGCACCGAGAGACGTACCGATCGGCACCACGTTGAACGCCAACGGCACCATGCGACAGCTGAATTTCGGTGACACCTTGCTTTGTTATGGCACGGCCACCTACAACACGACACTGATCGGTCCAGTGGCGGTAAACATTCCGGTGGACGTGCTGGATGTGCCGGCCAATGCCTTGCTGCAGACCAATGTGCCCGGCATCGGCCTGGCCATCTATATGACTGGTTTTGCTGCCGCATGGATTCCGCCGCCGGGTAATCCCAACCGCTTCATTCCCTTCAACATGAATCGCACCGCCGCCAGCCAGGCGAACATGAACCAGGCGATGATGCGTTACGCGCTAATCAAGACCGGTGAAATCGCGCCCGGCACCCATACCATCAATCAACTGGTCGCCACTGGCACTTCGGACATGGGTCCAATGTTCGACCTGACCTTCACCGCGACCGTAACCCTGGCCGGTTGCTCTTTGCCGGCCGCACCGGGCAATCAAATCAACGTGCCGATGGGCACCTGGGAAAAACGCGTATTCAACGGCAAAAACTCCACCACGCAGGCCCAGCCGTTCGCCATTACCCTCAACGCGTGCATCGCCGGCAACAACTACCCGTCGAACACCAACGGCTACTTCAACGGCAACTTCGCCAATATTCAGATCGATGCCGACAAGACGTCGACCATCCTCGACGCGGCCAACGGTGTCTTGAGCCTGTCGAGCGATTCGACCGCTCAAGGCGTGGCGATCCAGGTGTTGCAGGACAACGGCACGCCGATGAATCTGGGTCAGCCCGTGCGCCTGAATCGCATCGTCAACGGCGTGACTTCAGTGCCGCTAAAGGCCCGTTATATCCAGACCGGCGATGGCCAGACGCCGCAACCCGGCACCGCCAATGGCCACGCGAGTTTCACCGTGACTTATCGCTGA
- a CDS encoding LysR family transcriptional regulator: MHNLDNLSSLKIFSRAAETRSFTEAGNQLSLSASAVGKAIARLEQRLGVRLFHRSTRSIQLTEEGLQFLDGCRRIFDEMEAMEAGLALTRSAPHGRLRVSLPLAGMLMTPTLTAFMQAYPEIELDLHFSDNLVDIINDGFDVVVRTGDASDSRLIARSLGNYHLKLVASPAYLKRAGTPLKPADLIDHSCLHHRFPTNGKLERWPLIAPVDSEDVVVPVATTSSTVEPLIALAEAGLGIVCIPDFACRQQLAAGTLVQVLGEYTEHTGTFRAVWPANPYRSPKLRAFVDFMAAHLLAAKPAAPTMRLSA, encoded by the coding sequence ATGCATAACCTCGACAACCTCAGTTCGCTGAAGATCTTCTCCCGCGCGGCTGAAACCCGTAGCTTCACCGAGGCCGGCAATCAACTGAGCCTGTCGGCCTCGGCGGTCGGCAAGGCGATTGCGCGGCTGGAACAACGTTTGGGTGTGCGCCTGTTTCATCGCAGCACGCGCAGCATTCAATTGACCGAAGAAGGCCTGCAATTTCTCGACGGCTGTCGACGGATTTTCGACGAGATGGAAGCCATGGAAGCAGGCCTCGCGCTGACTCGATCGGCGCCGCATGGTCGTCTGCGCGTGAGTTTGCCGCTGGCCGGGATGTTGATGACACCGACGCTGACTGCGTTTATGCAGGCGTATCCGGAGATCGAACTGGACCTGCATTTTTCCGACAATCTGGTCGACATCATCAATGATGGTTTTGATGTGGTGGTGCGCACAGGGGATGCTTCAGATTCGCGGCTCATCGCTCGTAGCCTGGGCAACTATCACCTGAAACTGGTGGCCTCACCGGCTTACCTGAAACGCGCGGGTACGCCGTTGAAACCGGCGGATCTGATTGATCACAGCTGCCTGCATCATCGTTTTCCCACCAACGGAAAACTGGAGCGTTGGCCGTTGATTGCGCCGGTCGACAGCGAGGATGTGGTGGTTCCGGTGGCGACCACGTCCAGCACGGTTGAACCGCTGATTGCCTTGGCCGAAGCTGGCCTCGGCATAGTCTGCATTCCAGATTTCGCCTGTCGTCAGCAACTCGCTGCCGGGACGCTGGTGCAGGTCTTGGGCGAGTACACCGAACACACCGGCACCTTTCGCGCGGTGTGGCCGGCCAACCCGTATCGCTCGCCGAAGCTGCGGGCGTTTGTTGATTTCATGGCCGCCCACTTGCTCGCCGCCAAGCCTGCCGCGCCAACCATGCGCCTCAGCGCCTGA
- a CDS encoding transposase, whose protein sequence is MAMPVSVVKPIVGVDVAKNELVIYQAELDLLETISNDKTAIKKWLKALPAPVDLAIESTNIYHLAFADLAHEAGCTIYMVDGYALSHYRIGVKVRAKTDALDAKLLARYLKNEYEELHPWIPPSPLYRRLLSLFRRRAALVQARVGLVQSWANEPLLKSAFAEQVASMQRLETLVEKMINDQLKEAGLLADLKRCTKVEGIGFLTGARLIATFQRGDFKNADAFIAFLGMDLRVSQSGQKDGRRSLTKRGDPEARRLLHNAAMSASRTPAWKSFYEEQRNRGFSTTQALVILARKLARVVFALLKGQSEYQPKGG, encoded by the coding sequence ATGGCAATGCCGGTTTCTGTCGTAAAGCCTATTGTGGGCGTGGATGTTGCCAAGAATGAACTGGTCATCTATCAGGCCGAGCTGGATCTGCTCGAGACTATTTCCAATGACAAGACAGCCATCAAAAAATGGCTGAAAGCCTTGCCTGCACCTGTTGATTTGGCTATCGAATCGACCAACATCTATCACCTGGCGTTCGCCGATCTGGCCCATGAAGCCGGGTGCACGATTTACATGGTCGATGGCTACGCGTTGAGTCATTACCGAATAGGGGTGAAAGTTCGCGCCAAAACCGATGCGCTGGACGCCAAGCTGCTCGCTCGTTATCTAAAAAACGAATACGAAGAGCTTCATCCTTGGATCCCGCCATCGCCTTTATATCGCCGCCTTCTGAGCCTTTTCCGCCGTCGTGCAGCGCTGGTTCAGGCACGGGTTGGTCTGGTGCAAAGCTGGGCGAATGAACCGCTGCTCAAAAGCGCGTTTGCTGAGCAAGTGGCCTCAATGCAGAGGCTCGAAACATTGGTCGAGAAGATGATCAACGATCAATTAAAAGAGGCTGGGCTGCTCGCAGATCTGAAGCGCTGCACAAAAGTTGAAGGTATTGGTTTTTTGACCGGAGCCCGTTTGATCGCAACATTTCAGCGGGGCGACTTCAAAAACGCGGATGCATTTATTGCGTTTTTGGGGATGGATTTGCGCGTGTCGCAGTCAGGACAAAAGGACGGTCGCCGGAGCCTGACCAAACGCGGAGACCCAGAGGCCCGGCGACTGCTCCATAACGCAGCCATGTCGGCCAGCCGTACACCGGCTTGGAAAAGCTTCTACGAGGAGCAAAGAAACCGTGGGTTCAGTACGACACAGGCGCTGGTGATATTGGCTCGCAAGCTTGCGCGAGTGGTATTCGCGCTGCTGAAGGGGCAAAGCGAATACCAGCCGAAGGGAGGTTGA
- a CDS encoding MFS transporter, protein MSFPTTDCADADVSAAADSAQPLNAWLAVFAVAISAIVFCTTEFLPIGLLRYISAGMNVSEGTAGLLVTAPGLLAALAAPLLAIGVGRIDRRYVLLSLAALLVVANLLSMLASSFAVLLIGRVLFGIGLGGFWAVGAGIGSRLVQEGSVARATSIIFAGVSIGMLLGGSAGALIGEMFGVTGAFALALGLSVLSFVAQALWLPKLPVERAMPARDLLGIVLTGNGRVGLLVMFLALCGQFAAYTYVTPFLAQQAHFDAASISAILFAYTLVGLGGNFIVGGLQRFSVKTLLAATIGLLFGALGMLAWWATSPAWVLLLMAVWGLAYGALPLVLQIWMAKAAPDAQEGGMALFVANFQISIALGSLGGGLLVDGLGVSQALGYCVVAGIAALLVLAVSTRKT, encoded by the coding sequence ATGTCTTTTCCAACGACTGACTGTGCAGACGCCGACGTGTCTGCTGCCGCCGACTCGGCGCAACCGCTCAATGCGTGGCTGGCGGTGTTTGCCGTGGCCATCAGCGCTATCGTTTTCTGTACCACCGAATTCCTCCCGATTGGTTTGCTGCGCTATATCAGCGCCGGCATGAACGTCAGCGAGGGCACTGCTGGGTTGCTGGTGACTGCGCCCGGTTTGCTCGCCGCACTGGCCGCGCCGTTGTTGGCGATTGGCGTTGGCCGGATCGATCGGCGTTATGTGTTGCTGAGCTTGGCGGCGTTGCTGGTGGTCGCCAATCTGCTGTCGATGCTGGCGAGCAGTTTTGCGGTTTTGCTGATCGGCCGGGTGCTGTTTGGTATCGGCCTAGGGGGGTTCTGGGCGGTGGGCGCGGGCATTGGCAGTCGTCTGGTGCAGGAAGGGTCGGTGGCACGCGCCACGTCGATCATCTTTGCCGGGGTCTCGATTGGTATGTTGCTCGGCGGGTCTGCCGGGGCGTTGATCGGTGAGATGTTCGGTGTGACGGGCGCGTTCGCTTTGGCGCTGGGGTTGTCGGTGCTGAGCTTTGTTGCGCAAGCGTTGTGGCTGCCGAAGTTGCCGGTTGAGCGCGCCATGCCGGCGCGGGATCTGCTCGGTATCGTGCTGACGGGCAACGGTCGTGTCGGTTTGTTGGTGATGTTTTTGGCGCTGTGCGGGCAGTTTGCTGCGTACACCTACGTCACGCCATTTTTGGCCCAGCAGGCGCACTTTGACGCGGCGTCGATCTCGGCGATTTTGTTTGCTTATACGTTGGTGGGGTTGGGCGGCAATTTTATCGTTGGTGGCTTGCAGCGCTTCAGCGTGAAAACGCTGCTAGCGGCAACGATTGGCCTGTTGTTTGGCGCGTTGGGAATGCTGGCGTGGTGGGCGACGTCGCCGGCGTGGGTGCTGCTGTTGATGGCGGTGTGGGGCTTGGCGTACGGCGCGTTGCCGTTGGTGTTGCAGATCTGGATGGCCAAGGCTGCACCGGATGCCCAAGAGGGTGGGATGGCGTTGTTTGTCGCCAACTTTCAGATCTCGATTGCGCTGGGATCATTGGGCGGCGGGTTGTTGGTGGATGGGTTAGGCGTGAGTCAGGCCCTGGGGTATTGCGTGGTCGCCGGTATTGCCGCGTTGCTAGTGTTAGCGGTTAGCACCCGCAAGACCTGA
- a CDS encoding metallophosphoesterase family protein, translating into MDMHTKSQRRTDSLLNPDRRALLKCSAWVGAGVIWALHGGIPKAFALDAAGNVSDPKAFASTFHFVQISDSHIGFNKEANPEPVKTLQVAIDKVIALPKRPSLILHTGDITHLSKAEEFDTAAQLLKALPATVHYVPGEHDTLDAGGGALYLQRYGKGTKGNGWYSFDDHGVHFIALVNVFNFQAGREANLGADQLAWLADDLRAVSSSTPIVVFTHIPLWTIYQPWGWGTEDGDQAIAMLRKYGSVTVLNGHIHQVIQKVEGNITFHTARGTAYPQPAPGAAPSPGPMTVAADQLRNYLGLTDVRATQGDHPLALIDSTLV; encoded by the coding sequence ATGGACATGCATACAAAATCTCAACGCCGCACCGACAGCTTGCTCAACCCGGACCGACGCGCGCTGCTCAAGTGCTCGGCGTGGGTCGGGGCCGGCGTTATCTGGGCTTTGCACGGCGGCATTCCGAAAGCCTTCGCGCTGGATGCGGCGGGCAACGTCAGCGATCCCAAGGCGTTTGCCAGCACTTTTCATTTCGTGCAGATCAGCGATTCGCACATCGGCTTCAACAAGGAAGCCAATCCTGAACCGGTGAAGACCTTGCAGGTGGCGATCGACAAAGTGATCGCACTGCCGAAACGGCCATCGCTGATCCTCCACACCGGCGACATCACCCACCTGTCCAAAGCCGAGGAGTTCGACACGGCGGCGCAGTTGCTCAAGGCGCTGCCGGCCACCGTGCATTACGTCCCCGGCGAGCACGACACCCTCGATGCGGGCGGCGGTGCGCTGTATCTGCAACGCTACGGCAAGGGCACCAAAGGCAACGGCTGGTACAGCTTCGATGACCACGGTGTGCATTTCATTGCGTTGGTGAATGTCTTCAACTTCCAGGCCGGGCGCGAGGCCAATCTCGGCGCCGATCAACTCGCCTGGCTGGCCGATGACTTGCGCGCGGTGTCCAGCAGCACGCCGATCGTGGTGTTCACGCACATTCCGCTGTGGACGATCTATCAGCCGTGGGGCTGGGGCACCGAGGACGGCGATCAGGCGATCGCGATGCTGCGCAAATACGGTTCGGTGACGGTGCTGAACGGGCACATTCATCAGGTGATTCAGAAGGTCGAAGGCAACATCACTTTCCACACCGCCCGTGGCACGGCGTACCCGCAGCCGGCACCGGGCGCGGCACCTTCGCCGGGGCCGATGACCGTGGCGGCGGATCAGTTGCGCAATTATCTGGGGCTGACCGATGTGCGCGCCACACAGGGTGATCACCCGTTGGCGCTGATCGATTCGACATTGGTTTAA
- the sseB gene encoding enhanced serine sensitivity protein SseB, with translation MDITNTQEENALEHSLRLAADEPAHRPEFFKALLSSTIYVLGTTGTGEGPAHLEAGSNISIAHWQKPDGSPVIPFFSSLQTLQKSIDSEESYIEIPAKALFEITLGAQLFLNPKSPYGKEFYPEEVRNLLSDAIGQKPTQRTVEKDTQVLLGQPSQYPTQMINSLTQLLAKHRNVKRAFLALMHDASTDQKPHLIIGIEADGDIELVMREAGNVAGDTAPDGEPVDLYRVSEGETGLSDYFLKQTVAFYERKSAGWLRSLFGFG, from the coding sequence ATGGACATCACCAATACCCAGGAAGAAAACGCCCTCGAACACTCACTGCGCCTGGCGGCAGACGAGCCCGCGCACCGACCCGAGTTTTTCAAAGCCCTGCTGAGCTCGACCATCTACGTGCTCGGCACCACTGGCACCGGCGAAGGCCCGGCCCACCTTGAGGCGGGCAGCAACATCAGCATCGCCCATTGGCAAAAACCCGACGGGTCCCCGGTCATCCCGTTTTTCTCTTCACTGCAAACCCTGCAAAAGTCCATCGACAGCGAAGAGTCCTACATCGAAATCCCGGCCAAAGCGCTGTTTGAAATCACCTTGGGCGCGCAACTGTTCCTCAACCCAAAGTCGCCGTATGGCAAAGAGTTTTACCCGGAAGAAGTGCGCAACCTGCTCTCCGATGCGATCGGCCAAAAGCCGACACAACGCACCGTCGAAAAAGACACGCAAGTGCTGCTCGGCCAGCCTTCGCAATACCCGACGCAGATGATCAACTCGCTCACGCAACTGCTCGCCAAACATCGCAACGTAAAACGTGCGTTTCTGGCCTTGATGCACGATGCCTCGACGGATCAAAAGCCTCACCTGATCATCGGTATCGAAGCGGACGGCGACATTGAATTGGTCATGCGCGAAGCCGGTAACGTCGCCGGGGACACCGCGCCGGATGGCGAGCCTGTTGATCTGTACCGCGTCAGCGAAGGTGAAACCGGCCTGAGCGATTACTTCCTCAAACAAACCGTGGCCTTCTATGAGCGGAAGTCGGCAGGCTGGCTGCGTTCATTGTTTGGTTTTGGCTAA
- a CDS encoding anti-sigma factor family protein produces MNELDCPVCRVRLQGYVDQELEPALAAEVAAHLAACAQCAQVCEEVKALKVSVKRHAAYYPAPASLAASLFAPEAPPIGLMERWRKWFAPAFSATALALAVMLYVATPGSEQPLMDEAVASHVRSLMGEHLNDVVSSDRHTVKPWFTGKLDFSPPVFDYAAQGFPLLGGRLDYLQHQTAAALSYGHAKHIINVFILPTPDADKPQQAQSIRGFNVVSWQTNHMRYVLVSDVEKGELQTLSQLLQPPLNPHPKLFCAEPQTPNQPKSL; encoded by the coding sequence ATGAATGAACTTGATTGCCCGGTGTGCCGGGTGCGGTTGCAGGGTTATGTGGATCAGGAGCTTGAGCCCGCGTTGGCTGCGGAGGTGGCGGCGCATTTGGCTGCTTGTGCGCAATGCGCGCAGGTGTGTGAGGAGGTGAAAGCGCTAAAGGTCAGCGTGAAGCGCCATGCCGCGTATTACCCGGCGCCGGCATCGTTGGCCGCCAGTCTCTTTGCACCTGAAGCGCCGCCGATTGGCTTGATGGAACGCTGGCGCAAATGGTTCGCCCCAGCTTTTTCCGCGACGGCGTTAGCGTTGGCGGTGATGCTTTACGTCGCGACGCCGGGCAGCGAACAACCGTTGATGGACGAAGCCGTGGCCAGCCACGTGCGCTCGCTGATGGGCGAACACCTCAACGACGTCGTTTCCTCCGACCGCCACACCGTCAAACCGTGGTTCACCGGCAAACTCGACTTCTCGCCGCCAGTGTTCGACTACGCCGCGCAAGGTTTCCCGCTGCTGGGCGGCCGCCTCGACTACCTGCAGCACCAAACCGCCGCAGCGCTCAGCTACGGCCACGCCAAACACATCATCAACGTCTTCATCCTGCCGACCCCTGACGCTGACAAACCGCAGCAAGCCCAATCAATCCGCGGCTTCAACGTTGTCTCGTGGCAAACCAACCACATGCGCTACGTCCTCGTCTCCGACGTAGAAAAAGGCGAACTGCAAACCCTCAGCCAACTCCTGCAACCCCCCCTTAACCCACATCCCAAACTTTTTTGCGCCGAACCACAAACCCCGAACCAACCCAAATCCCTGTAG